A single window of Aphidius gifuensis isolate YNYX2018 linkage group LG1, ASM1490517v1, whole genome shotgun sequence DNA harbors:
- the LOC122860474 gene encoding probable serine/threonine-protein kinase DDB_G0278845: MRNPGLRIVGISSTPGGGGVFGNRAEEELRLWLETRLDALGIDPVAYSRFVLSLLRRPDSALSSGAEEFDNKYRTQGRRYNRQFTRTNIHPQGDREQKRAVVQCLTNAADQKFGIETLVDELCAKLRDLEGGDIDDNTTVDCHKIEAKKNNNFESLTPRDRALRYYAAFPALQPSTPKKITQIKDNKYNSINNLNNNKYRNNNGLNGKKFNKNINDKHNNNSNNNINKIKNNKINHKERQLKKTKMSIQSIDTRKLKDKETFGFAKSLEREREKELDDLRLAQLQAKFDESLEALWDSGPGNSNDKSSIWAAPSLSIPSGPHWPISTNEMSLILPITNITSSTIINATPKNEYIIDDLTIKNWNIDLIDIDKYNDDDDNNTNDNDNDNADVDDKKINYNFNWSNNIDDTTPPWCWKNISNNIINIKNSPNKNSCFIPIPPSNNKSSFDIINKKIKTNDVVKTVDMTIDNNQAIKDKKQDKKDGNDDEEEEDLLTSTKTHFRPIKNDGKWADGTTFPVNNNFERVAYRRSNSNNLFYLPGGESPYMEYKDNKISSATNGNSFTLKFRVRQCDKSIQTDPIRSSSKLRILTNDNNHHFYYPSIKNILKNHVGNDDDDDDDEDDYNDEDDDDVEEDEEDAAAVKKKTSFLIEPFRQTQPSFSIVSDRKRRHSSSFKGRPFVALRPSTR, encoded by the exons ATGAGGAATCCGGGTTTGCGTATTGTCGGCATATCGTCGACTCCTGGTGGAGGTGGTGTATTTGGTAACCGGGCCGAGGAGGAGTTGCGCCTTTGGCTTGAGACACGCTTGGACGCATTGGGCATTGACCCAGTCGCGTACTCGCGTTTTGTACTCAGCCTGTTGCGCCGCCCCGACTCGGCCCTCTCATCAGGAGCTGaagaatttgataataaatatcgtACACAAGGAAGACGTTATAATCGTCAATTCACCAGGACAAATATACACCCACAAGGTGATAGGGAACAGAAACGTGCTGTCGTACAATGTCTCACTAATGCTGCTGATcag aaATTTGGTATTGAGACACTGGTCGATGAGCTTTGTGCAAAACTAAGAGATCTTGAAGGTGGTGATATTGATGACAATACTACAGTTGATTGTCATAAAattgaagctaaaaaaaataataattttgaaagcCTTACACCACGTGATAGAGCACTTAGATATTACGCTGCGTTTCCAGCCCTTCAGCCATCAACACCAAAAAAAATCACCCAAATAAAGGACAACAAATATAATAGCATCAataacttgaataataataaatatagaaacaACAACGGTTtaaacggaaaaaaatttaataaaaacatcaacgataaacataataataatagtaataataatattaataaaattaaaaataataaaattaatcataaggAACGTCAgctgaaaaaaacaaaaatgtctatt cAATCTATTGatacaagaaaattaaaagataaagaaaCATTTGGCTTTGCAAAATCATTAGAACGTGAACGTGAAAAAGAACTTGATGATTTACGCTTGGCCCAATTACAAGCAAAATTTGATGAAAGTTTAGAAGCACTATGGGACAGTGGACCTGGTAATTCAAATGACAAGTCATCAATATGGGCAGcaccatcattatcaatacCATCTGGACCACATTGGCCAATATCAACAAATGAAATGTCATTAATACTaccaataacaaatataacatcatcaacaataataaatgcaacaccaaaaaatgaatatattattgatgatttaacaattaaaaattggaatattgatttaattgatattgataaatataatgatgatgatgataataataccaatgacaatgacaatgacaatgctgatgttgatgataaaaaaattaattataattttaattggtcaaataatattgatgatacaaCACCACCATGGtgttggaaaaatattagtaataatattattaatattaaaaatagtccaaataaaaatagttgttTTATTCCAATACCaccaagtaataataaaagttcatttgatattattaataaaaaaattaaaacaaatgatgTTGTTAAAACAGTTGATATGAcgattgataataatcaagctattaaagataaaaaacaagataaaaaagatggtaatgatgatgaagaggAAGAAGATCTtttaacatcaacaaaaacaCATTTTCGaccaattaaaaatgatggtAAATGGGCTGATGGTACGACATTtccagttaataataattttgaacgTGTTGCATATAGACgatcaaattcaaataatttattttatttacctggTGGTGAAAGTCCATATATGgaatataaagataataaaatttcatcagcAACAAATGGAAATAGCTTTACACTTAAATTTCGTGTACGTCAATGCGATAAATCAATTCAAACAGATCCAATTCGTTCGTCAAGTAAATTAAGAATTTtaacaaatgacaataatcatcatttttattatccatcaataaagaatattttaaaaaatcatgtgggtaatgatgatgatgatgatgatgatgaagacgattataatgatgaagatgatgatgatgttgaagaagatgaagaagatgcTGCTGCTGTTAAAAAGAAGACGTCTTTTTTGATTGAACCTTTTAGACAAACGCAGCCGAGCTTTTCAATAGTCAGTGACAGAAAAAG AAGGCACAGTAGCAGTTTTAAAGGTCGCCCATTCGTTGCATTACGCCCATCAACTCGATAA
- the LOC122847759 gene encoding ionotropic receptor 25a — protein sequence MNQHWVLFILTYVAIHVVGQQRKQQSIPKGPRSINLFVINDENNDVANRSVGNSLKNIRDKHPEWLGNVLIVKINGAEPHEALEKICSTWDKAVRNGGPNVPDLLLDMTRSGFGAETVNSFTSAVGIPTLSTQFGQIDDLRHWRDLTDDKKLYLIQVMQPADLIPDAIRQLSIQMNISNAAIIFDDNFIMDHKYKSLLVNVPTRHVIVKSKNTKKQIDEQLTRIRSLDLVNFFILSNDKVLTSILDDAEAKNFTNKKYGWYGFSLDDVDPKCDCKNITILFFKPKITTLNQQRISELTTKGSLPKPILTSAFYYDLTKLGVLAMRLSTEDGSWPYEPPHITCNEYNGNNTPIRNFDFLKQLNKTMTNNDFQPTFASFYWGRKNGQHHAKFDMKVSLIVIDNGNTISTDELGTWEAGIDSPLKVTYYIYLQLSGINNEKVSNHTAVTSFRIVTVETPPFIMYNKEKDEWSGYCIDLIEEIRKILGFEYEIRLVDDNNFGSMNDDGEWNGMIKELVDKKADIALGALSVMAERENVVDFTVPYYDLVGLSILMKKPKAETSLFKFLTVLENDVWLCILGSYFFTSILMWLFDKMSPYSYQNNKDKYKDDDEKREFTLKESLWFCMTSLTPQGGGEAPKNLSGRLVAATWWLFGFIIIASYTANLAAFLTVSRLESPIESLDDLSKQYKVTYAPIKPSEAYTYFERMSNIESRFYEIWKDMSLNDSLSDIERAKLAVWDYPVSDKYTKMFQAMADAGFPSTMEEALARIMKLNTSSSDSEFALIGDGTDIRYLEMTTCNYIMVGEEFSRKPYAIAVQQGSPLKDQFNNAILQLLNKRQLEQLKAKWWQNNKKKMSCEQQDDQSDGISLANIGGVFIVIFVGIGMACVTLGLEYWWYRCYIGKNRRNKSIERKRLPPPSQIIKPMRFESKKNKLLFKAAPSVRSRF from the exons ATGAACCAGCATTGGGTGCTCTTCATTTTGACATATGTCGCAATACATGTTGTTGGACAACAAAGAAAGCAACAGTCAATACCAAAAGGACCCAGATCAATCAATTTGT ttgtaataAATGATGAGAATAATGACGTGGCAAACAGAAGTGTTGGtaattctttgaaaaatattcgtGACAAACATCCAGAATGGCTTGGTAATGTGTTgatagttaaaataaatggtGCAGAGCCACATGAagcacttgaaaaaatatgttcAACATGGGACAAAGCTGTTAGAAATGGTGGTCCCAATGTGCCAGATTTACTTCTGGATATGACACGTAGTGGTTTTGGTGCTGAAACAGTTAATTCATTTACATCAGCTGTTGGAATACCAACTTTATCAACACAATTTGgacaaattgatgatttacgtCATTGGCGTGATTTaacagatgataaaaaattatatctcatACAAGTTATGCAACCAGCTGATTTAATACCAGATGCAATACGTCAATTATCAATACAAATGAATATAAGTAATGCTgcaataatatttgatgataattttataatggatcataaatataaaagtttacTTGTTAATGTACCAACAAGACATGTCATtgttaaatctaaaaatactaaaaaacaaattgacgAACAATTAACACGTATACGTTCACTTgatcttgttaatttttttattctgagtAATGATAAAGTATTGACAAGTATACTTGATGATGCGGAggctaaaaattttacaaataaaaaatatggctgGTATGGTTTTAGTCTAGATGACGTTGATCCAAAGTGTGactgtaaaaatataacaatattatttttcaaaccaAAAATAACGACATTGAATCAACAAAGAATTAGTGAGTTAACGACAAAAGGTTCATTGCCAAAGCCAATATTAACATCAGCATTTTATTATGATCTAACAAAGCTAGGTGTGTTGGCAATGAGACTATCAACTGAAGATGGCAGTTGGCCATATGAACCACCTCATATTACTTGCAATGAATACAATGGTAATAATACACCAATAAgaaattttgattttctaaAACAACTCAATAAAACAATGACAAACAATGATTTTCAACCGACATTTGCTAGTTTTTATTGGGGAAGAAAAAATGGACAACATCATGCTAAATTTGATATGAAAGTTAGTcttattgttattgataatgGCAATACAATATCAACAGATGAACTTGGTACTTGGGAAGCTGGCATTGACTCACCACTTAAGGTcacttattatattt atttacaGTTGTCTggaataaacaatgaaaaagtATCAAATCACACAGCAGTAACAAGTTTTCGTATTGTTACTGTCGAAACACCACCTTTTATAATGTACAacaaagaaaaagatgaatgGTCAGGTTAttgtattgatttaattgaagaaataCGTAAAATATTAGGTTTTGAATATGAAATACGTttagttgatgataataattttggttCAATGAATGACGATGGTGAATGGAATGGTATGATCAAAGaattagttgataaaaaagcTGATATTGCATTGGGTGCATTATCTGTTATGGCTGAACGTGAAAATGTCGTTGATTTTACAGTACCATATTATGATCTTGTTGGTCtatcaatattaatgaaaaaaccaaaagctgaaacatcattatttaaatttttaactgtaCTAGAAAATGATGTATGGCTGTGTATTCTAGgttcatattttttcacaaGTATATTAATGtggttatttgataaaatgtcACCATACAGTTATCAAAACAATAAAGACAAAtataaagatgatgatgaaaaacgTGAATTTACATTGAAAGAAAGTTTATGGTTTTGTATGACATCATTGACACCACAAGGAGGTGGTGAAGCACCTAAAAATTTATCTGGACGTCTTGTTGCAGCAACATGGTGGTTAtttggttttattattatcgcaTCATATACTGCTAATCTTGCTGCATTTTTAACAGTATCAAGACTCGAATCACCAATTGAATCACTTGATGATCTTAGCAAACAATATAAAGTTACATATGCACCAATTAAACCATCAGAGGCATACACGTATTTCGAAAGAATGTCAAATATTGAATCACGTTTTTACGA aatatggAAAGACATGAGTTTAAATGACAGTCTATCAGATATTGAAAGAGCTAAATTAGCTGTATGGGATTATCCAGTTAgtgataaatatacaaaaatgttTCAAGCAATGGCTGATGCTGGTTTTCCATCAACAATGGAAGAAGCATTAGCTCGTATTATGAAGCTAAATACAAGTTCATCTGACAGTGAATTTGCATTAATTGGTGATGGAACAGATATTCGTTATCTTGAAATGACAACGTGTAATTATATCATGGTTGGAGAagaattttcaagaaaaccATATGCAATTGCTGTGCAACAAGGATCACCATTAAAAGATCAATTTAACAAtgc aattctTCAGTTGTTGAATAAACGACAATTGGAACAATTAAAAGCAAAATGGTGgcaaaacaataaaaagaaaatgtcaTGTGAACAACAAGATGATCAAAGTGATGGTATATCATTGGCAAATATTGGTGGtgtatttattgtaatatttgttGGTATTGGTATGGCTTGTGTAACACTTGGTCTTGAGTATTGGTGGTATCGTTGttatattggaaaaaatagaagaaataaAAGTATTGAACGTAAACGTTTACCACCACCGtcacaaataataaaacccATGAGATttgaatcgaaaaaaaataaactacttTTTAAAGCAGCTCCATCAGTACGTTCAAgattttaa